A single window of Ferroacidibacillus organovorans DNA harbors:
- a CDS encoding DEAD/DEAH box helicase has translation MPERYFFRFTDHLLELDALEMDTSLRHVLRDVPNHGSILVDLQWNAVFTPKTKAVRRKTADAEPLICTVDQDAGIIQGDGLGEALKQICIAVDEGFNVFEEWLIEHVDGKANHSARPPQFRLYPPQWLLMNAPPFTNLGTGEGPSENIDGHASAHGQKAPKDRYEMNERDHGSIVIHHDEALLMLQKLAALPSVPNREVDLHRQAVHLSLRSGFDELLSLQMLRDITPFPHQVRTVERVLRRMRGRALLCDEVGLGKTIEAGIVLTEYMLRGLVKRALILTPPSLVDQWKEEVTRKLGLDFVCYDDVRFRAAENPWNAFEHIIASIDTAKREPHRNEILDTEFDIVIVDEAHHLKNKSTLAWKFVNQLKKKYILLLTATPIENDMSELFNLITLLRPGQLLTEAEYKRKYVDKKDPLQPKNVAELKQLVQNVMIRNRRSTTGVIQSTRTADTLVIPPLSEERRFYEALSRFVKSQLQSDTAVPLRRATSRYMELSTPASSQQRKFHPFVLKNLLRQAGSSIACTLPTLAKWVPADRNNEVLRSELWMSESYPAGTLPGVNVDTIQELIELGKAVRDTGKLAALLKLLQNTSDQTVVFTGFVETQSVIAEFLQREGIDVVNFHGGMSRAQKEQAINDFRDGTKVLISTESGGEGRNLQFCHRMVNFDIPWNPMKIEQRIGRIHRIGQEHEVNIYNLASQGTMEEHILRILDAKVNLFQLVVGELDMILGSLDEKREFDEILMDIWVRAKDESELAREVDAFGEELLAAKTHYQKVRDVDDRLLSELIMSE, from the coding sequence GTGCCAGAACGTTACTTCTTCCGGTTTACGGATCATCTGCTGGAACTTGACGCTCTGGAGATGGACACCTCTCTTCGTCACGTTTTACGCGATGTTCCAAACCATGGCTCCATCCTCGTAGACCTTCAGTGGAACGCTGTGTTCACGCCGAAAACAAAAGCAGTAAGGCGTAAGACGGCGGACGCCGAGCCGTTGATTTGCACGGTCGATCAGGATGCCGGAATCATACAAGGCGATGGTTTAGGCGAAGCTTTGAAACAGATTTGCATCGCAGTTGATGAAGGTTTCAACGTGTTCGAAGAGTGGCTCATCGAACACGTTGACGGTAAGGCGAATCATTCTGCCCGTCCGCCTCAGTTTCGTCTATATCCTCCTCAATGGTTACTTATGAACGCCCCACCCTTTACGAATCTGGGAACAGGTGAAGGACCCTCTGAGAATATAGATGGGCACGCTTCTGCACATGGGCAAAAGGCACCGAAAGACCGATATGAAATGAACGAACGAGATCATGGATCCATTGTAATCCATCATGACGAAGCACTGCTGATGCTCCAGAAACTTGCCGCTCTTCCATCGGTCCCGAACCGTGAGGTGGATCTGCACCGTCAAGCCGTTCACTTATCATTGAGAAGCGGTTTCGATGAACTGTTGTCTCTACAAATGCTGCGTGACATCACACCTTTCCCCCACCAGGTGCGTACCGTAGAACGAGTCCTTCGCCGCATGCGCGGGCGGGCATTGCTTTGTGACGAGGTAGGACTTGGCAAGACCATCGAGGCCGGGATTGTTCTCACGGAGTATATGCTCCGCGGTTTGGTCAAACGCGCCCTTATCCTGACTCCTCCGTCGCTCGTCGATCAATGGAAAGAAGAAGTGACGCGCAAGCTCGGTCTCGACTTTGTCTGTTACGACGACGTGAGGTTTCGAGCCGCCGAAAATCCCTGGAACGCCTTTGAGCATATCATCGCTTCCATCGATACTGCAAAGCGGGAACCACATAGAAATGAAATTTTGGACACCGAGTTTGACATCGTCATCGTCGATGAAGCCCATCACCTTAAAAATAAATCCACCTTGGCCTGGAAGTTCGTCAACCAGTTGAAGAAGAAGTACATTCTGCTTTTGACGGCGACCCCGATTGAAAATGACATGAGTGAACTATTCAACCTCATCACGCTGTTAAGACCGGGACAGTTGTTGACGGAGGCTGAATACAAGCGAAAGTACGTGGATAAGAAGGATCCGCTGCAACCCAAAAACGTCGCAGAACTAAAGCAACTGGTGCAAAACGTGATGATCCGAAATCGGCGCAGCACCACAGGTGTTATCCAGTCCACACGAACTGCAGATACCCTTGTCATTCCTCCACTTTCCGAGGAACGACGCTTCTACGAAGCACTCTCGCGTTTCGTAAAGTCACAGTTGCAATCTGACACTGCAGTACCGTTAAGACGCGCGACATCACGGTATATGGAATTATCAACCCCTGCGTCATCCCAACAGCGTAAGTTCCACCCGTTCGTATTAAAGAACCTCTTGAGACAAGCGGGATCAAGCATTGCATGTACCCTGCCAACACTGGCAAAGTGGGTTCCTGCAGACCGCAACAATGAAGTGCTTAGGAGCGAACTGTGGATGAGTGAGTCATACCCTGCGGGAACCCTCCCAGGAGTCAATGTGGACACCATTCAGGAACTCATCGAGCTAGGAAAAGCCGTCCGCGATACCGGGAAACTGGCAGCTCTATTGAAACTTCTGCAAAACACATCGGATCAAACAGTCGTTTTCACAGGGTTTGTCGAGACTCAAAGTGTGATTGCTGAGTTTCTCCAGCGCGAGGGTATTGATGTGGTGAATTTCCACGGTGGCATGTCACGAGCGCAGAAGGAACAGGCTATCAACGATTTTCGCGATGGCACGAAGGTTCTGATCAGCACCGAGTCAGGCGGAGAGGGTCGCAATCTGCAGTTCTGTCACCGTATGGTCAACTTCGATATCCCTTGGAATCCGATGAAAATTGAGCAGCGGATCGGCCGCATACATCGGATCGGCCAGGAACACGAAGTTAACATCTATAACCTCGCCTCCCAGGGAACGATGGAAGAGCACATCTTGCGCATCCTTGACGCCAAGGTGAACCTGTTCCAACTCGTGGTGGGTGAACTTGACATGATCTTGGGATCGCTTGACGAAAAGCGCGAGTTTGATGAAATCTTGATGGATATCTGGGTTCGCGCGAAAGACGAGTCGGAACTGGCTCGCGAGGTCGATGCCTTCGGTGAAGAACTGCTGGCCGCCAAGACGCATTATCAGAAGGTTCGCGATGTCGACGACAGACTGTTATCGG